The Vicinamibacterales bacterium genome has a segment encoding these proteins:
- a CDS encoding YaeQ family protein has translation MALTATVFNLDTELADIDRGVYETLAIRMARQPSETPEYMLARYLAYCLEYAEGIAFTEGVAAGGEEPAVVIRDLTGRLTAWIEVGMPGADRLHRGSKKAGRVAVYTHRAVGQVLAQLNGQGIHRAAEIPVYEFGAGFIEEVAATIARRAKVAVSVTERQLYLDVDGRTFTTTIGEHHFV, from the coding sequence ATGGCCCTGACCGCAACCGTTTTCAACCTCGACACCGAACTGGCCGACATCGATCGCGGCGTCTACGAGACGCTGGCGATTCGCATGGCGCGGCAGCCGTCGGAAACCCCGGAGTACATGCTGGCGCGCTATCTCGCCTATTGCCTCGAGTACGCCGAAGGCATTGCCTTTACCGAGGGCGTGGCGGCCGGTGGCGAAGAGCCGGCCGTGGTGATCCGCGACTTGACCGGCCGGCTCACGGCGTGGATTGAAGTCGGCATGCCGGGCGCGGACCGCCTGCATCGCGGCAGCAAGAAGGCCGGGCGCGTGGCGGTGTATACCCATCGCGCCGTGGGCCAGGTGCTGGCGCAATTGAACGGCCAGGGCATCCACCGCGCCGCCGAAATCCCCGTGTATGAGTTTGGCGCTGGATTTATCGAGGAGGTCGCGGCTACCATCGCCCGTCGCGCGAAGGTGGCAGTCTCGGTGACGGAGCGGCAACTCTATCTGGACGTGGACGGCCGCACCTTCACGACCACCATTGGCGAGCACCATTTTGTCTGA